Proteins encoded within one genomic window of Mya arenaria isolate MELC-2E11 chromosome 13, ASM2691426v1:
- the LOC128213415 gene encoding uncharacterized protein LOC128213415 produces MNTGQIFTYGRTGGDGSSTGNGASSFTNGDTQSWEEKSRSLRDIITRGKYPCLVKVKGSVIRKYMPQKSPGSSPTNPGAGLTGNPTNDDEILHVIELRRHKMVVATRLQWERRTNEYTRTDKHVDINVAQKGWFEVLPDNGQPVEYFDTINAIVGLRPKQFLVRTSIVGYELSMENGVNSWVPWEIRPGEVLTTGIVHMDQKRTKKKTLFKRIFSSNKNSGKKEQDLKYLQCFDADNREIMVPLIMTGVFSPVGDQSNTNFDAVYNLHDLISAFNLPIKVQLIHSDAQANNHVPSGVLLLERLKDSETVLVARHPYVEHVSETFQLPVDQDIQVTKERKKRQKSLTTVSNSDPLIDNANDIVDAPEIVLPIRIKESKKSKGSAILEKLSVRSKSRKERASLKALQEEGIFSSRLSKSDLTFEDFYANGESDDAKSKPSDETIVKDSVQSPAAGVSQSKQELDIENGYSVSTKRSAMQDRDLPPIPSKTKSPTKRTQYTKENDYEELPLAPRPPHLYLSQGTSENHDHDDGYMTPARFRELNEESKGDYDNVVKRKPPTAPKPDYARISRARKAKSDYASPPSRSNCDNNDTVQNIEHLFDYALAEGADETPVTSSPYGKRQLPNTPGSYQRSIPRRGSHDNRVFHDDFEIGAKSLSGFAKLKSRSQKNLNMETNATIRSHNVRKMRTAMDVFGNSDSLRDLRQPLQLDGNDQPVEPMYGRVVDSDRIKSYVYAQQNPYGRLGNHYVESEPGFRRYSRANSNAALSDSFPKHGDDSAISINSRGEYGLLPGESDYSYSEYSEWHDDGWIPPDDISTLSVLEVSKSLRYIGMKDRVVIRFSREQIDGNMLQTLDVKLLKEGFPELNALDVKKILDFVSGWRPKK; encoded by the exons ATGAATACCGGTCAGATTTTTACGTACGGACGGACAGGGGGCGACGGTAGTAGCACCGGGAACGGGGCGTCTTCTTTCACAAATGGAGATACTCAAAGTTGGGAAGAGAAATCCCGCTCATTACGGGACATCATAACTCGTGGCAAGTACCCGTGCCTTGTGAAAGTGAAAGGCTCCGTAATTAGGAAGTACATGCCACAGAAATCCCCGGGCTCGAGTCCCACGAATCCGGGGGCGGGTCTTACCGGAAACCCCACAAACGACGACGAGATTCTTCACGTGATAGAGCTCCGGCGGCACAAGATGGTGGTTGCCACTCGCCTCCAGTGGGAACGCCGTACGAACGAGTACACGCGGACGGACAAACATGTGGATATTAACGTGGCACAGAAAG GCTGGTTTGAAGTGTTGCCAGATAACGGTCAGCCCGTTGAGTATTTCGACACCATCAACGCCATAGTCGGTCTCCGGCCAAAACAGTTCCTTGTGCGAACCTCCATAGTTGGGTACGAGCTGAGCATGGAAAACGGCGTCAACAGCTGGGTTCCCTGGGAGATTCGTCCTGGGGAGGTCCTCACTACCGGTATAGTTCACATGGATCAGAAAAGGACAAAGAAAAAGACATTGTTTAAACGGATATTTAGTTCTAATAAGAATTCTGGAAAGAAAGAGCAGGAcctcaaatatttacaatgcttTGATGCTGATAATCGTGAAATTATGGTACCTTTGATAATGACTGGTGTCTTTAGTCCCGTTGGCGATCAATCTAATACTAATTTCGACGCTGTGTACAATCTCCATGACTTAATAAGTGCATTTAATTTACCAATCAAGGTTCAACTTATTCATTCCGATGCTCAAGCTAATAACCATGTGCCTAGTGGAGTGTTACTTTTAGAACGTTTAAAGGACTCAGAAACGGTGCTAGTTGCTAGGCATCCATACGTGGAACACGTCTCAGAGACGTTTCAGTTACCCGTTGATCAAGATATACAAGTGACAAAAGAGCGGAAAAAGAGACAGAAAAGTTTGACTACTGTTTCAAATTCAGATCCACTCATTGATAATGCAAATGACATAGTAGATGCACCTGAAATTGTTCTGCCAATTAGAATAAAGGAATCTAAGAAATCAAAAGGAAGTGCTATATTAGAAAAGTTGAGTGTCCGTTCGAAGAGTAGAAAAGAACGAGCTAGTTTAAAGGCATTACAGGAAGAGGGCATATTTTCTTCTAGACTCAGTAAAAGTGATCTCACGTTCGAAGACTTTTATGCTAATGGCGAAAGTGACGATGCCAAATCTAAACCATCTGATGAAACAATTGTTAAAGATTCCGTCCAATCTCCAGCAGCTGGCGTGTCTCAATCAAAACAGGAACTGGATATAGAAAATGGGTACTCTGTGTCCACCAAACGTAGCGCGATGCAAGATAGGGACTTGCCTCCAATACCAAGCAAAACCAAAAGTCCAACAAAACGAACCCAGTACACGAAAGAGAATGACTACGAGGAGCTCCCGCTTGCCCCTCGACCTCCACACCTTTATCTTAGTCAGGGAACTTCAGAGAACCATGACCATGACGACGGCTACATGACGCCGGCGCGGTTCAGGGAACTAAACGAGGAATCCAAGGGAGACTACGACAATGTTGTTAAGAGGAAACCGCCTACAGCCCCCAAACCCGACTACGCTCGAATATCTCGTGCCAGAAAAGCCAAAAGTGATTATGCATCACCTCCTAGTCGGTCTAATTGTGATAATAACGACACTGTACAGAATATTGAACACTTGTTTGACTATGCCCTTGCGGAGGGTGCTGATGAGACGCCGGTTACAAGCAGTCCTTACGGCAAGCGACAGTTACCAAACACACCGGGGTCCTACCAACGTTCCATCCCCAGACGCGGCTCACATGACAATAGAGTCTTTCATGACGACTTTGAAATAGGGGCCAAGTCATTGTCAGGGTTTGCAAAGCttaagtcaaggtcacagaaaAATCTTAACATGGAGACAAACGCTACCATCAGAAGTCACAACGTACGTAAAATGAGGACGGCAATGGACGTGTTTGGCAACAGTGATTCTCTGCGTGACTTACGTCAACCATTACAATTAGACGGAAATGATCAGCCTGTTGAACCAATGTACGGCAGGGTGGTTGATAGCGATCGTATAAAATCTTACGTGTACGCCCAACAGAATCCATACGGACGTCTCGGTAACCATTACGTAGAAAGTGAACCTGGTTTTAGAAGATACAGTCGCGCAAACTCTAATGCCGCGCTGAGCGACTCGTTTCCGAAACACGGCGATGACTCAGCGATTTCGATCAACTCACGCGGTGAGTACGGACTTCTTCCGGGAGAGAGTGATTACAGCTACTCTGAATACTCAGAATGGCATGACGACGGCTGGATCCCGCCCGACGATATATCCACCCTGTCTGTGCTCGAGGTGAGCAAGTCGCTCCGGTATATCGGGATGAAGGACCGCGTTGTGATACGGTTTTCGCGGGAACAGATCGATGGAAACATGCTGCAGACGCTTGACGTCAAGCTTCTTAAGGAAGGATTTCCCGAACTGAATGCATTGGACGTGAAAAAGATTTTAGACTTTGTTAGTGGTTGGCGAccaaagaaatga